The Candidatus Omnitrophota bacterium genome contains the following window.
GCGGTGAAAAAATGACCTACATGCTGGTGTCCCCGGAAGAGGCGAGTTACGAGGAAAAAAAGATCTCGGTGTTTTCCCCCATCGGCAAAGGGCTTTTGGGCCATAAAGCCAAAGAGACCGTGGAGTTAAAAGTCCCGGCCGGGACACTCAAGTATAAAATTTTAAGCATCAAACGTCCTTCTTAAGCGCAGGTTCCGCCCACAACATTATCAACGGGTAATACAGTAAGATAAATTTGTCATTTTATCGTATATGGTGTATCATAAAAATGATTTTGTTGCCTCCGCATTCCCCATGCGGTTAACATAAATTCCCCTAATCAGAAGTTGTTGCTTACGCAAAATAAACCATCATCTTTGAGGTTTCAAATTGAAACCTCAAGTTACCGTGGATTGTCATTCCCGCGCAGGCGGGAATCCAAAACATTGACCAAAGGAATACTATGCTCAAAACATTGTCCATCGCCGAATGGCCCATCGACGACCGTCTGCGGGAAGTAGGTAATTTTACGTAACAAGGGGGTAAAATGTTGAATTATTACCTACTTAATGGCTTTAAAAATATGTTTGACCCGGTGATTTGACTTATCACGGCCGTAATGATAGAGTGGTCATCACATAGTTCTTCCGGTTCCCCGCCGGAAGTGCGGTTCATACAAACTCCCCTGTTGCAAGCGGTCGTGCCTGTTTTTTTAAGAATTCTTAATTTTCAAGGGGGCGTGCCATGTCTCAAGAACAAAAGAAGGGGATCCTTGTGCCAGTCGAGATCATCCATAGTAAGATCTATTTAATTCGAGGACATAAGGTCATGTTTGATAAGGATTTGGCGGAATTGTATAATGTTGAAACAGGACATCTCAATAGGGCGGTCAGCCGGAATATCGACCGTTTCCCGGAAGATTTTATGTTCCAACTAACAAAGGAAGAGATGGATTCTTTAAGATGCCAATTTGGCATCTTAAAGAGAGGGCAGCACATTAAGTATTTACCCTTCGTTTTTACTGAGCAGGGGATCGCTATGCTCTCAAGCGTGCTTAAATCCAAAAGAGCTGTCCAGGTGAACATACAAATTATACGGGTTTTTGTGAGACTTAAAGAGCTGATACTTT
Protein-coding sequences here:
- a CDS encoding ORF6N domain-containing protein, with translation MSQEQKKGILVPVEIIHSKIYLIRGHKVMFDKDLAELYNVETGHLNRAVSRNIDRFPEDFMFQLTKEEMDSLRCQFGILKRGQHIKYLPFVFTEQGIAMLSSVLKSKRAVQVNIQIIRVFVRLKELILSHKDLARKIEDLERKFGDHDAKIIHLFNEIRRLMATSEPLDNYKRTKVGFVVN